One window of Campylobacter avium LMG 24591 genomic DNA carries:
- a CDS encoding FtsX-like permease family protein codes for MKFFRTHLGLIFPIFFMMFAFECILIVNQSVRSYEQAFNQDYNIIIASTKELSKENLSSTVPQIFSLKQIEVKDLLKKLQNDISASNFEALEKSLPKFYSIKLDYLPNQDELDLIKTKLSTSPNITKVEVFAKTYDNVYTLLDLIKSILWIFLFIIIILSLVLFLKQMRLWLYEHKQRIEIMCLFGAPFWFRSLILYKIVLFDCIISALFLFVFFEYVCSLDFIKDVLLSINVQSADINFLLHISIIFTATVFVSLLCVNSVMFRVKK; via the coding sequence TGATGTTTGCCTTTGAGTGTATCTTGATTGTAAATCAAAGCGTTAGAAGCTACGAACAGGCTTTTAATCAAGATTACAACATAATAATAGCAAGCACAAAAGAATTAAGCAAAGAAAACTTAAGCTCCACTGTGCCACAAATTTTTTCACTAAAACAAATCGAAGTAAAGGATTTGCTAAAAAAATTACAAAATGACATTTCCGCTTCGAATTTTGAGGCACTTGAAAAATCTTTGCCCAAATTTTACAGCATAAAACTTGATTATTTGCCAAATCAAGACGAGCTAGACCTTATAAAAACCAAGCTATCAACAAGTCCAAATATAACAAAGGTGGAAGTCTTTGCAAAAACCTATGATAATGTATATACCTTACTTGATTTGATTAAGTCTATTTTGTGGATATTTTTATTTATTATTATCATTTTAAGCTTGGTTTTGTTTTTAAAACAAATGCGACTTTGGCTTTATGAGCATAAGCAAAGGATTGAGATTATGTGCTTGTTTGGCGCGCCTTTTTGGTTTCGCTCGCTAATACTTTATAAGATAGTCTTGTTTGACTGCATTATCTCAGCCTTATTTTTGTTCGTATTTTTTGAGTATGTTTGCTCTCTTGATTTTATAAAAGATGTTCTTTTGAGCATAAATGTACAAAGTGCTGATATAAATTTCTTACTTCACATTAGCATAATATTTACAGCCACAGTTTTTGTATCCTTGCTATGCGTGAATTCAGTTATGTTTAGAGTAAAAAAATGA
- a CDS encoding murein hydrolase activator EnvC family protein gives MRIFFLVFLFVFALCANDELNKDLKENERIQKQLNKKLEELAQDIVKGEQNLKQIASQIQSLSTKSTELKATVDKQSKELDTLNSQNQSLLKDKNEMENKLISLIAKDFSLDLAIPSGYLESEESLIIFEVLNNLDLVLKDEFYKLSKDYEQISKLISQKQGQIDKINANLNNYKEQLSSLESLKQRQINEIKEQKSNRVIYNKRLSDLQKRQEELRKTLEDLQITSKPPAKANQNVRQLGSSYQGSKVKKYSGRKTIAPLDSFTVKQKFGNFIDPIYNIKLFNENVILKSNTKNATVKSVLAGKIVFAKETNLLQKVVIVEHSNSLHTIYAHLDKISPTIKTGKNVKKGEVLGRVKDDLSFEVTQEKFHINPLELISLN, from the coding sequence ATGAGAATATTTTTTCTTGTTTTTTTGTTTGTATTTGCACTGTGTGCAAATGATGAGCTAAATAAAGATTTAAAAGAAAACGAAAGAATTCAAAAACAGCTTAACAAAAAGCTTGAGGAATTGGCTCAAGACATAGTAAAAGGAGAGCAAAATTTAAAGCAAATCGCAAGTCAAATTCAAAGTCTAAGCACTAAAAGTACAGAGCTTAAAGCAACCGTAGACAAACAAAGCAAAGAACTTGATACGCTAAATTCGCAAAATCAAAGTTTATTAAAAGATAAAAATGAAATGGAAAACAAGCTTATAAGTCTTATAGCTAAGGATTTTTCGCTTGATTTGGCTATTCCAAGTGGTTATTTAGAAAGCGAGGAAAGCCTTATAATATTTGAGGTTTTAAATAATTTAGACCTTGTTTTAAAGGATGAATTTTACAAGCTTTCAAAGGATTATGAGCAAATTTCAAAACTCATTAGCCAAAAACAAGGTCAAATTGATAAAATAAATGCAAATTTAAATAATTACAAAGAGCAGCTAAGCTCGCTTGAAAGCCTTAAACAAAGGCAAATAAACGAGATTAAAGAGCAAAAAAGCAATAGGGTTATTTACAATAAAAGATTAAGTGATTTGCAAAAAAGGCAAGAGGAGCTAAGAAAGACCTTAGAGGACTTGCAAATCACCTCAAAGCCGCCCGCAAAGGCAAATCAAAATGTAAGACAACTAGGCTCAAGCTACCAAGGCAGCAAGGTTAAAAAATATAGCGGTAGAAAAACAATAGCCCCGCTTGATTCTTTTACTGTAAAACAAAAATTTGGAAATTTCATAGACCCAATTTACAATATAAAGCTTTTTAATGAAAATGTAATCTTAAAAAGCAATACAAAAAATGCCACAGTAAAAAGCGTTCTAGCAGGCAAAATAGTATTTGCAAAAGAAACAAATTTATTACAAAAAGTTGTAATCGTGGAGCATAGCAACTCCCTACACACCATATACGCACATCTAGATAAAATTTCACCCACCATAAAAACAGGCAAAAATGTCAAAAAAGGAGAGGTTTTAGGCAGGGTTAAAGATGATTTAAGCTTTGAGGTTACTCAAGAAAAATTTCACATAAATCCCTTAGAATTAATCAGTCTAAATTAG
- the pyrH gene encoding UMP kinase, whose protein sequence is MDTQKRVLIKFSGEALAGQNGFGIENSVLKYIASEIKKLISNDIEVGIVIGGGNIIRGVSAARDGLIKRTSGDHMGMLATVINAIAMQEALESSGLDVRVQSAIQMEAFCETYIMRRAQRHLDKKRVVIFAAGTGNPYFTTDTTAILRAIEIQAQVIIKATKVNGVYDKDPHKFEDAKFLSTLSYDEAMKDEIKVMDNTAIALAKDNKLPIIVCNMFEEGNLLKIIQGDYSTCSVVK, encoded by the coding sequence ATGGATACACAAAAAAGAGTTTTAATCAAATTCTCAGGCGAAGCCTTAGCTGGACAAAACGGCTTTGGAATAGAAAACTCGGTATTAAAATACATAGCTTCAGAAATCAAAAAATTAATCTCAAACGATATAGAAGTTGGCATAGTAATTGGCGGTGGTAATATAATAAGAGGCGTTTCAGCGGCTAGAGATGGCCTTATAAAAAGAACAAGCGGCGATCATATGGGCATGCTAGCAACTGTAATCAATGCCATAGCCATGCAAGAGGCACTGGAAAGCTCGGGTCTTGATGTTAGGGTTCAAAGTGCCATACAAATGGAAGCCTTTTGCGAAACTTACATCATGAGAAGAGCGCAAAGACATCTTGACAAAAAAAGGGTTGTCATCTTTGCAGCAGGAACCGGAAATCCGTATTTCACCACGGACACCACGGCTATTTTAAGGGCTATAGAAATTCAAGCTCAAGTAATCATAAAGGCTACAAAGGTAAATGGGGTTTATGATAAAGACCCGCATAAATTTGAGGACGCTAAATTCTTAAGCACTCTAAGCTATGATGAAGCTATGAAAGATGAAATAAAAGTTATGGACAATACAGCCATAGCCTTAGCTAAGGATAATAAACTTCCAATTATAGTGTGCAATATGTTCGAGGAAGGAAATTTATTAAAGATAATTCAAGGTGATTACAGCACCTGTTCTGTTGTAAAATAA
- a CDS encoding DNA-directed RNA polymerase subunit omega encodes MTNMEEIVAQALAKVDNDRYKLSLVVAKRAEELANGAAPKVNLDKNKVKCADIALIEIAQDKLQILENKVEHYK; translated from the coding sequence ATGACAAATATGGAAGAAATAGTAGCACAAGCACTCGCCAAGGTAGACAATGACAGATACAAGCTATCTTTAGTCGTGGCAAAAAGAGCTGAGGAGCTTGCAAACGGTGCTGCACCAAAGGTTAATCTTGATAAAAACAAGGTAAAATGTGCTGACATAGCACTTATTGAAATAGCACAAGATAAATTGCAAATACTAGAGAACAAAGTTGAACATTACAAATGA
- a CDS encoding RelA/SpoT family protein produces MNITNENLTLDSLVESIKSCVDVQRAKEILFSVCPPNDRIKSAVDFCIKAHEGQFRKSGPAYATHPILVSSLVAFLSNEEAMIIAALLHDVIEDTPYSQEELKKEFGQEVTRLVLGLTKITEIREDKFNSKADKNATKSALSFRNMLLASISDVSVLVIKLCDRLHNMLSLESLREDKQRRISEETLVVYAPIAHRLGISSIKNYLEDLSFKYLLPDEYQQIDRYINSNDQKMQIALNEFISKVELLFAQNRFRPNSFEIHKRVKHSYSVYLKMQRKGIGIEEVLDLLGIRILVENTLACYAALGILHTNFNPLVARFKDYIALPKQNGYQTLHTTLFDTKNIIETQIRTFDMHKIAEFGIAAHWKYKEGMHVSKPKLDWLNDISMQSANQIVNPDSYSAVELYEYAKDSLYTEDIAVYSPKGEIFTLPRGATVIDFAYEVHTKIGLHAESAYVNRVKVPLLTELKNGDIVRIVTSNERFYRCSWIDSVKTGKAKVAMKEFCKQKIREINLQNAINILSFVFDKSSDEISQWIEKENLSKKIRKLCTDETYFKDVVANLKKYAKKSYFFEKYDIKEQVFDNISSYSNHKISNLSFDFCCRPKRGDEIVGFINSSNVVIHNKLCHKAEKLLNEKKAMVFVKWNSKSSKNYKIIFTLDNKKGALAEFLTSLSRMQANLISINLSDSNTNNDFFEAKIEFPENAKINLIKERLLSTYKIIEFASLNDAYNQ; encoded by the coding sequence TTGAACATTACAAATGAAAATCTTACACTAGATAGTCTAGTTGAGAGTATAAAAAGCTGTGTAGATGTGCAAAGAGCTAAGGAGATACTATTTTCGGTATGTCCGCCAAACGATAGGATAAAAAGTGCGGTTGATTTTTGCATAAAGGCACATGAGGGGCAGTTTAGAAAATCAGGCCCTGCTTATGCTACTCATCCTATCTTAGTTTCATCCTTGGTAGCATTTTTAAGCAATGAAGAAGCTATGATTATAGCGGCTTTATTGCACGATGTTATAGAGGATACGCCGTATTCCCAAGAGGAGCTTAAAAAAGAATTTGGGCAAGAGGTTACAAGACTAGTTCTAGGCCTTACAAAAATTACCGAAATAAGAGAGGATAAATTCAACTCAAAAGCCGATAAAAACGCTACAAAATCGGCATTAAGTTTTAGAAACATGCTCTTAGCAAGCATTAGCGATGTGAGTGTGCTAGTTATCAAGCTTTGTGATAGACTTCATAATATGCTAAGCCTTGAAAGCTTAAGAGAGGACAAGCAAAGAAGAATTAGCGAGGAAACCCTTGTTGTGTATGCTCCTATAGCACATAGACTTGGAATTTCGAGCATAAAAAACTACCTTGAGGACTTAAGCTTTAAGTATTTATTGCCAGATGAGTATCAACAAATAGACAGATACATAAACTCAAATGACCAAAAAATGCAAATCGCACTTAATGAGTTCATATCTAAGGTTGAACTACTTTTTGCCCAAAACCGCTTTAGGCCTAATTCCTTTGAAATTCACAAAAGAGTAAAACACAGCTACTCCGTGTATCTAAAAATGCAAAGAAAGGGCATAGGCATAGAGGAAGTGCTTGACTTGCTAGGCATTAGAATTTTAGTTGAAAACACCCTTGCTTGTTACGCAGCTTTGGGAATTTTGCATACAAATTTTAATCCTTTGGTAGCTAGATTTAAAGATTATATAGCCTTGCCTAAGCAAAATGGCTATCAAACACTGCATACAACTTTATTTGATACAAAAAATATCATAGAAACCCAAATCAGAACCTTTGATATGCATAAAATTGCAGAATTTGGCATAGCAGCACATTGGAAATACAAGGAAGGTATGCATGTTAGCAAACCTAAGCTTGATTGGCTAAATGATATTTCTATGCAAAGTGCAAATCAGATTGTAAATCCTGATAGTTACAGTGCTGTGGAGCTTTACGAGTATGCAAAAGATAGCTTATATACAGAGGATATTGCTGTTTATTCTCCTAAGGGTGAGATTTTTACACTGCCTAGGGGCGCGACTGTTATTGATTTTGCTTATGAGGTGCATACTAAGATAGGACTACATGCTGAAAGTGCTTATGTAAACCGCGTAAAAGTCCCGCTTTTAACAGAGCTTAAAAATGGAGATATAGTAAGGATAGTAACCTCAAACGAGAGATTTTATAGGTGTTCGTGGATTGATAGTGTTAAAACGGGCAAGGCTAAGGTTGCCATGAAAGAATTTTGCAAGCAAAAAATAAGAGAGATAAATTTGCAAAATGCTATAAATATCCTATCTTTTGTGTTTGATAAAAGTAGCGATGAAATATCTCAGTGGATAGAAAAAGAAAATTTAAGCAAAAAAATACGCAAACTATGCACAGATGAAACATATTTTAAAGATGTGGTAGCAAATTTAAAAAAATACGCTAAAAAATCTTACTTTTTTGAAAAATACGACATAAAAGAACAAGTATTTGACAATATAAGCTCTTATAGTAATCACAAAATTTCAAATTTATCTTTTGACTTTTGCTGCAGACCAAAAAGGGGCGATGAAATCGTGGGCTTTATAAACTCATCAAATGTAGTAATTCATAACAAATTATGCCACAAGGCTGAAAAACTCTTAAACGAAAAAAAGGCCATGGTTTTTGTAAAATGGAATAGCAAAAGCTCCAAAAACTACAAAATCATCTTCACCCTTGATAACAAAAAAGGTGCTTTGGCTGAATTTTTAACCTCTTTATCAAGAATGCAAGCAAATTTAATATCTATAAATCTTTCGGATTCTAACACAAACAATGATTTTTTCGAAGCAAAGATAGAATTTCCTGAAAATGCTAAGATAAATTTAATCAAAGAAAGATTGCTTTCAACTTATAAAATCATAGAATTTGCGTCCTTAAACGACGCATATAATCAATAA
- the tyrS gene encoding tyrosine--tRNA ligase: MDIKEILQDIKKGCAEIIGEQRLEELIKNFYEKKEVFFVKAGFDPTAPDLHLGHSVVLNKMALLQKHGAIVQFLIGDFTATIGDPSGKSATRKPLSRDEVLKNAKTYEEQVFKILDKEKTQLCFNSKWLNELGAAGMIQLSAQFSVARMLERDDFEKRFKSQNPISICEFLYPLLQGYDSVALKSDIEMGGTDQKFNLLMGRQLQRTYGLNKEQTVIMMPLLVGLDGSAKMSKSLGNYIGITDKANDMYAKILSISDELMLDYYELLSDISFAKLQALKDELKNNLLHPKKAKENLALELVARFHSKDEALNAKLEFDRVHSTNELPSEIESFECEGEIWIAKALTLCKLHESTSQARRDIKARAISVNSQKIDDEQMQLKQGEYILQVGKRKFAKLRVR; encoded by the coding sequence ATGGACATAAAAGAAATTTTACAAGATATAAAAAAAGGCTGCGCTGAAATAATAGGCGAACAAAGGCTTGAGGAGCTCATTAAAAATTTCTACGAAAAGAAAGAAGTTTTTTTCGTAAAAGCAGGCTTTGACCCAACTGCTCCTGATTTGCACTTAGGACATAGCGTTGTTTTAAATAAAATGGCACTGCTTCAAAAGCACGGGGCTATTGTGCAATTTTTAATAGGCGATTTCACGGCTACAATTGGAGACCCAAGCGGAAAAAGTGCGACCAGAAAACCGCTAAGCAGAGATGAGGTTTTAAAAAATGCCAAAACTTACGAGGAGCAAGTTTTCAAAATTTTAGATAAAGAAAAAACACAGCTTTGCTTTAACTCAAAATGGCTAAACGAGCTAGGAGCAGCTGGCATGATACAGCTTAGTGCACAGTTTAGCGTAGCAAGAATGTTAGAAAGAGATGATTTCGAGAAAAGATTTAAGTCCCAAAATCCTATATCCATTTGCGAATTTTTATATCCCTTGCTTCAAGGCTATGATAGCGTGGCACTTAAAAGCGATATAGAAATGGGCGGCACCGATCAAAAATTTAATCTCTTAATGGGCAGACAGCTACAAAGAACTTACGGTCTTAACAAGGAACAAACTGTGATTATGATGCCCTTGCTTGTAGGTCTTGATGGAAGTGCTAAAATGAGTAAAAGTTTGGGAAATTACATAGGCATAACAGATAAGGCAAATGATATGTATGCTAAAATACTTAGCATAAGTGACGAATTAATGCTTGATTATTACGAGCTTTTAAGCGATATAAGCTTTGCAAAATTACAAGCCTTAAAAGATGAGCTAAAAAACAACCTTTTACACCCTAAAAAGGCGAAAGAAAATTTAGCACTAGAACTTGTAGCTAGGTTTCACTCCAAGGATGAGGCCTTAAATGCTAAACTTGAATTTGATAGGGTGCATAGCACTAATGAACTGCCTAGCGAGATTGAAAGCTTTGAGTGCGAAGGTGAAATTTGGATAGCTAAGGCTTTAACGCTTTGCAAGCTACACGAATCCACTTCACAAGCAAGAAGAGATATAAAAGCTAGGGCAATAAGCGTAAATTCGCAAAAAATAGACGATGAACAAATGCAACTTAAGCAAGGTGAATACATCTTGCAAGTTGGTAAAAGAAAATTTGCTAAATTAAGGGTAAGATAA
- a CDS encoding nitronate monooxygenase: MTLHSLQIGKHRIKYPIFQGGMGLGISWDRLASAVSLNGGLGIISSVGTGYYENRTHIKKELNLKPYGSNNFYSREGLQAVINNARKVCGDAPLGCNILCASNDYARIARDACEVGFNVIVSGAGLPTNLPEFTAEFPDVALVPIVSSARALKMICKRWQSRYKRLPDAVVVEGPKSGGHQGFTYEQCLDPEYQLEKIVPKVAEEAKNWGDFPIIAAGGIWDKKDIENIISLGANGVQMGTRFIGTVECDASDEFKEVLLACKEEDIELIHSPVGYPARGIRTNLLNLVDKRMGPKINCISNCVAPCQRGKEASIVGYCIADRLYDAYSGKKDTGLFFTGANGYRLQKIITVKELMDKLVNGEDT, encoded by the coding sequence ATGACTTTACATTCTTTACAAATAGGCAAACACCGCATAAAATATCCTATATTTCAAGGAGGAATGGGGCTTGGTATAAGTTGGGATAGACTAGCTTCGGCTGTATCTTTAAATGGCGGACTTGGGATAATCTCCTCTGTTGGTACCGGTTATTACGAAAATAGAACGCATATCAAAAAAGAACTAAATTTAAAGCCATATGGAAGTAATAATTTCTACTCAAGAGAGGGACTACAAGCAGTTATAAACAACGCTAGAAAGGTATGTGGCGACGCACCTTTGGGCTGTAATATTTTATGTGCTAGCAATGATTATGCCAGGATAGCAAGAGATGCTTGCGAGGTAGGCTTTAATGTCATAGTTTCTGGTGCTGGGCTTCCTACAAATTTACCTGAATTTACGGCTGAATTTCCAGATGTGGCCTTAGTGCCGATAGTCTCATCAGCTAGAGCTTTAAAAATGATTTGTAAAAGATGGCAAAGCAGATACAAAAGACTTCCTGATGCCGTTGTGGTTGAGGGACCAAAAAGCGGTGGACATCAAGGCTTTACTTATGAACAGTGCCTTGATCCTGAATATCAACTAGAAAAGATAGTGCCAAAGGTGGCCGAGGAAGCTAAAAATTGGGGTGATTTTCCTATAATCGCAGCTGGTGGAATTTGGGATAAAAAGGATATTGAAAATATCATAAGCTTGGGTGCAAACGGCGTTCAAATGGGAACTAGGTTTATAGGAACTGTTGAGTGTGACGCAAGTGATGAATTTAAAGAGGTGTTGCTAGCTTGTAAAGAAGAAGATATCGAGCTTATACATTCTCCGGTGGGCTATCCTGCAAGAGGCATTAGAACAAATCTTTTAAATTTGGTTGATAAAAGAATGGGACCTAAAATAAACTGCATAAGCAACTGCGTAGCACCATGCCAAAGAGGTAAGGAAGCTAGCATAGTTGGATACTGCATAGCTGATAGGCTTTATGATGCTTATAGCGGCAAAAAGGATACGGGCTTGTTTTTTACCGGTGCAAATGGATACCGCTTGCAAAAAATAATAACAGTAAAAGAGCTAATGGATAAGCTTGTAAATGGCGAAGATACTTAA